A region of Pseudomonas putida DNA encodes the following proteins:
- a CDS encoding nitrite/sulfite reductase, whose product MYVYDEYDQRIIEDRVKQFRDQTRRYLAGELSEEEFRPLRLQNGLYIQRFAPMLRVAVPYGQLNARQVRTLAKIARDYDKGYAHISTRQNVQYNWPALEDIPDILAELATVQMHAIQTSGNCLRNTTTDQFAGVAADELIDPRPWCEIVRQWTTFHPEFAYLPRKFKIAINGSKEDRAAIEVHDIGLEPVRNEAGELGFRVLVGGGLGRTPVVGSFINEFLPWQDLISYLDAILRVYNRYGRRDNKYKARIKILVKALTPEVFAEKVEAEMVHLRGGSSTLTEDEVQRVSRHFIDPDYLALDNVDYSAQDAEAPGFARWRSRNTRAHKRPGYVAVTLSLKPTGVAPGDLTDKQLDAVADLAERYSFGFLRTSHEQNIILADVEQRQLHALWLELREGGFATPNIGLLTDIICCPGGDYCSLANAKSIPIAESIQRRFDDLDYLFDIGEIDLNISGCMNACGHHHVGHIGILGVDKKGEEFYQVSLGGNAARDASLGKILGPSFAQDAMADVIEKLIAVYVEQRTEEERFIDTYQRIGIDPFKERVYAANH is encoded by the coding sequence ATGTACGTATACGACGAGTACGATCAGCGGATCATCGAGGACCGCGTCAAGCAGTTCCGTGATCAGACCCGCCGCTACCTGGCCGGGGAGCTGAGCGAAGAAGAATTCCGCCCTCTGCGCCTGCAGAACGGCCTTTATATCCAACGTTTCGCCCCGATGCTGCGCGTCGCCGTGCCGTATGGCCAGCTGAACGCCCGCCAGGTCCGCACACTGGCCAAGATCGCTCGCGACTACGACAAGGGCTACGCCCACATTTCCACCCGCCAGAACGTGCAGTACAACTGGCCGGCGCTGGAAGACATCCCGGACATCCTTGCCGAGCTGGCCACCGTGCAGATGCACGCGATCCAGACCAGCGGCAACTGCCTGCGCAACACCACCACCGACCAGTTCGCCGGTGTTGCCGCAGACGAGCTGATCGACCCGCGCCCATGGTGCGAGATCGTCCGTCAGTGGACCACCTTCCACCCAGAATTCGCCTACCTGCCGCGTAAATTCAAGATCGCCATCAACGGCTCGAAGGAAGACCGCGCCGCCATCGAAGTGCACGATATTGGCCTGGAGCCAGTGCGCAACGAAGCGGGCGAACTGGGCTTCCGCGTGCTGGTCGGCGGCGGCCTGGGGCGTACCCCGGTGGTTGGCTCGTTCATCAACGAGTTCCTGCCTTGGCAGGACCTGATCAGCTACCTGGACGCCATCCTGCGCGTGTACAACCGTTACGGTCGCCGTGACAACAAGTACAAGGCGCGGATCAAGATCCTGGTCAAGGCGCTGACGCCTGAAGTGTTCGCCGAGAAGGTCGAGGCCGAAATGGTCCACCTGCGTGGCGGCAGCAGCACCCTGACCGAAGATGAAGTACAGCGCGTTTCGCGCCACTTCATCGACCCGGACTACCTGGCCCTGGACAATGTGGATTACAGCGCCCAGGACGCCGAAGCCCCAGGCTTCGCCCGCTGGCGCTCGCGCAACACCCGCGCCCACAAGCGCCCTGGCTATGTGGCCGTGACCCTGTCACTCAAGCCCACCGGCGTTGCCCCAGGCGACCTGACCGACAAGCAGCTGGACGCCGTGGCGGACCTTGCCGAACGCTACAGCTTCGGTTTCCTGCGTACTTCGCACGAACAGAACATCATCCTGGCCGACGTCGAGCAGCGCCAGCTGCACGCCCTGTGGCTGGAGCTGCGCGAAGGTGGTTTCGCCACGCCGAACATCGGCCTGCTGACCGACATCATCTGCTGCCCGGGTGGCGACTACTGCTCGCTGGCCAACGCCAAGTCGATCCCGATCGCCGAATCCATCCAGCGCCGCTTTGACGACCTGGACTACCTGTTCGACATCGGCGAAATCGACCTGAACATCTCCGGTTGCATGAACGCCTGCGGCCACCACCACGTGGGCCACATCGGCATCCTCGGTGTGGACAAGAAAGGCGAGGAGTTCTACCAGGTGTCCCTGGGCGGCAACGCTGCACGTGACGCGAGCCTGGGCAAGATCCTCGGCCCGTCCTTTGCCCAGGACGCCATGGCCGATGTGATTGAAAAGCTGATCGCCGTGTACGTTGAACAGCGTACCGAGGAAGAGCGTTTCATCGACACCTACCAGCGTATCGGCATCGACCCCTTCAAGGAACGCGTCTATGCAGCGAATCATTAA